DNA sequence from the Paenibacillus azoreducens genome:
ATGGAGAGAGGCATTAAGAGCGGATATAGACAAACAAAATAAAGGTTCAAAATAAAACAAAAAGGAGCTCTTTGATTGAATCTGCGCGGGCTTTGACTAATTTCTAACGGACATCACGGCCGTTAAATGGCCAAAAATAGCCGTTTTTGAATCTTAACGGTCACCACAGCTCTTAATTGCTCCGAAACACGGTAAAAGTGGGTTTTTAAACCAAATAGCTGCAACTGTGTCCGTTAGAAATCAAAAAGGCTGAAATTCGCCTGAATAGCGGCCGCTGTGACCGTTAGAGTTTTGTGCGAATCCTTTCGAACGATCCTAACATATACGCGCGGACTACCCATGCGATCCCAATACATACGTGCGGGAATCCTTCTTGTGCGATCTCAACATATACGTGATCCAATCCATTCATGCAACTAACGCATACGACCAATCCACGTATGCGACTCCAACGCATACGTGCGCATCCTTCCGTGCGATCTAAACATATGCGTGATCCAATCCACTTATGCAACTAACGCAAACGTGCGCAATTCGCCCATGCGACACCAACGCATGCGAGCCATTCTTCATACGATCCTCAACTCAGTTGATTTATCCGATCTCAATGGTTCCCGCTGACCACGTCAACGGATATCGTCGAGCAATTTATGAAAGAATGCGCCTGATGTCGTGATCAGAGTCGAAGATAACCGGTCCGTACAGCAGGGGATAAAAAAATAGCAACGGCGAGCAAAATGAAGCGCTTCTTAGGCCAAACCTCGTTCAGCATCAGCATTTCTCTTCGATTTCTTTTTGCTTTGGTCAACCCATCAAAGGTAAGCATTAGCTTATTAAAAATAGGGAAACCTTAGTCAAAAGGATTTCCCTATTTTCGTCCAGTGAGCTGATTTAGGAATCCGCGCGCCGTTCGATCGCTTCAGACATGGTTTTGTCAGTGAGATGCGCGTATACCTCGGTTGTTTCGGTGGAGGCATGGCCGAGTTGCTCTTTGGTTTTGTAGATATCGTTTTGCAAATAATAATCCGTTGCGAAGGAATGACGCAGCTTGTGAACCGTTAAATATGGCTTGCCAAAACGTTTGGCATATTTGATAATCATGGCCTGAATGGCGCGTTTGGTCATCCGCCTGCCTTCATTTTGCCCGTTGGCGAGGGCGAGGAATAAGGCTTTTTCTTTTTTGGGGGCTTTATATCGGGTTTGGCGCAAATTCATATAATTCATCAGGTCATCTTTGGCTTGTTCCCGGAAGTATACCGGGGTTTTAAAAGTTTCGTCGTTGTTGCCTTTGCGGTATACATGAAGCAATTTGTTGTTCAAATCCAGATCGTCAACATTTAAATTAACGACCTCGGATACGCGCAGGCCGGAATTCAAAATCAGGCTCGTGATGCTGGCATCCCGTTCTTTGTTTTGCTCATGGGCGTACAATGCCTGCTTGTTTTTTTCGACGTCTTTAGCGTAACCTTCAAGAATATATCCGATAAACTCCAGGAGCTCGTCTTCCTCCAAAATTTTGCCTTTCAATTTAGCGGCGGTGTCCTTCGGTTTATGGATGCGTTTGATTTCAATTTTGGCCATAATGTTTCGTTTCAGAAGAGGATAAAACTCTTCATCTTCGGCGATTTGGCTTAGATAATGAAATAATGAACGAAGGGAAGAGAGCTTGCGGGATACGGTAATGCGGGAATTGGCGCCCTCCCGTTTCGTGGCGAGGAAAATCCGGTAGCTGACCACATTTTCCATCCGCAGCACTTCAAGCTCCTGCAGAGTTACTTTCGCATTGTTTTCCGCTTGGGATAAACCTTCGCCCCGCAGCCAGTTAAAAAACGTCTCATAATCCCTCACATATTCAAGCAGGGTGGAGGGGGACAAGTCCGGAAGTTTGTAATCGATGAATTGCTGGACAAACCACGGCATGCCCAGTACCTTATCGTCTAGCTTGATCCGGTCGATTTCTTTCTGTACGTTCATACGGGCATCACCTCTCCAATGATATGGTTTTGTAAAGTATATTTTACCATATTCACCGTCCGTGGTGGCCCTAAAGTCGTTATTGAAGCAGGAATTGGATGAACCTTGCCCATGAGGGTTCAAAACTATATATTGGATATGATACGATGTACATACCTTTAGTTTTAGTTTTTCTTGCGATTATAGGTGCTAAAAGCTCTGATGAAGCTTATAAATTCTATAATCATAAAAATGAGGTGAATTCATGGATTTCAGAATAGACCTGGTTCCGGCGCGGAGAAAACGGGTGATTAGCGGTTTAATGCAGCTGTATTTATATGATTTCACCCTTTATCAGAATCTGGATGTAAACCAGGATGGCGTATTTCCGGAGTACCCCGGGCTGGACGATTATTGGAAAAGAGGCATGGGGAAATACCCCTTTTTGATGACAAGCGGTGGAAAACCGGCTGGTTTTGCGTTAGTGGAACGCCTGATCGACCCGCAGGAAGGCGACTATTACATGACCGAATTTTTTGTGATGCAAAAATACCGCCGCTTCGGCTTGGGCAGCTGGGCCGCGGGTGAATTATTCGATCGCTTTCAAGGGCGGTGGAAGGTCACGCAGATTAAAAACAATACACCGGCTCAGGCTTTTTGGCGGAAAATAATTGGCAATTATACGAATCAGCAGTTTGAAGAGATGATCCATCCGTCGAACGGAAACATCAGTCAGTATTTTATGTCATAAAAGATTAATCATATTAATGAATTTTCTAACTTTATAAGTAAGGAGGCAGAAAGATGGAAAAGCGTTCTTTTGGCAAAACAGGGATGGAAGTCAGCATTTTAGGTTTTGGCGGACAGCAAATCGGTCAAGAACAAGAACTGTCGAAAGTGGAGAAACTGCTGAACCACGCGCTTGATGAAGGCTTAAACGTGATTGATACGGCGGAATGCTACAGCGACAGCGAAGAATTGATCGGCAAAATTTTGTCGCACCGCAGGGACGATTATTATCTCTTCACCAAATGCGGGCATGCGGCGGGGTTTGACGGGGAGGA
Encoded proteins:
- the xerS gene encoding tyrosine recombinase XerS codes for the protein MNVQKEIDRIKLDDKVLGMPWFVQQFIDYKLPDLSPSTLLEYVRDYETFFNWLRGEGLSQAENNAKVTLQELEVLRMENVVSYRIFLATKREGANSRITVSRKLSSLRSLFHYLSQIAEDEEFYPLLKRNIMAKIEIKRIHKPKDTAAKLKGKILEEDELLEFIGYILEGYAKDVEKNKQALYAHEQNKERDASITSLILNSGLRVSEVVNLNVDDLDLNNKLLHVYRKGNNDETFKTPVYFREQAKDDLMNYMNLRQTRYKAPKKEKALFLALANGQNEGRRMTKRAIQAMIIKYAKRFGKPYLTVHKLRHSFATDYYLQNDIYKTKEQLGHASTETTEVYAHLTDKTMSEAIERRADS
- a CDS encoding GNAT family N-acetyltransferase yields the protein MDFRIDLVPARRKRVISGLMQLYLYDFTLYQNLDVNQDGVFPEYPGLDDYWKRGMGKYPFLMTSGGKPAGFALVERLIDPQEGDYYMTEFFVMQKYRRFGLGSWAAGELFDRFQGRWKVTQIKNNTPAQAFWRKIIGNYTNQQFEEMIHPSNGNISQYFMS